From one Anguilla rostrata isolate EN2019 chromosome 12, ASM1855537v3, whole genome shotgun sequence genomic stretch:
- the LOC135236243 gene encoding short transient receptor potential channel 4-like isoform X1 encodes MSQLFFRRSDISSYRDRIPLRIVRAESELSAQEKAYLSAVEKGDYASVKQALEEAEIYFKININCIDPLGRTALLIAIENENLEIIELLLGFNVYVGDALLHAIRKEVVGAVELLLNHKKPRGEKQQVPPILLDKQFSDFTPDITPIILAAHTNNYEIIKLLVQKGVSMPQPHEVRCNCVECVSSSDVDSLRHSRSRLNTYRALASPSLIALSSEDPFLTAFQLSWELQELSKVENEFKYEYEELSQQCKRFAKDLLDQTRSSRELETILNFRDDVNLLEEETNCDLARLKLAIKYRQKEFVAQPNCQQLLASRWYDEFPGWRRRHWAVKFMTCVFIGLMFPLFSLCYLIIPKSRYGLFIRKPFIKFICHTASYLTFLFLLLLASQHIVSTDPLRQGPAPTAVEWMILPWVLGFIWTEIKQMWDGGFQDYIHDWWNLMDFVMNSLYLATISLKIVAYVKYRSCKPRENWEMWHPTLVAEAVFAIANIFSSLRLISLFTANSHLGPLQISLGRMLLDILKFLFIYCLVLLAFANGLNQLYFYYETDEKKCKGIRCVTQNNAFSTLFETLQSLFWSIFGLISLYVTNVKPDHKFTEFVGATMFGTYNVISLVVLLNMLIAMMNNSYQHIADHADIEWKFARTKLWMSYFEEGGTLPSPFNIIPSPKSVWYLIRWLKNQFCKTSRSRRPERFGTLGRRTAETLRINHQYQEVLRNLVKRYVAAMIRDAKTEEGLTEENFKELKQDISSFRYEVLGLMKHNRPSSLGGKLGVSSSSFVYPDHPFRYSPACTAAQDKGTLTLYSGTSLLQHGDAAAGGSEAHGGLSNGFPNSGPSPSPGPAPSTGDNTSSSKEKLPRKDFPKDITDLRLFQKSHKNKSPGLSPCTIYSVSEEEGESDPEDPPCRDEEGEEEGEEEEAASQEEAEVEAEEAKEMDRFLQGQTPEEETRVSSSEGGSTLP; translated from the exons ATGTCTCAGCTGTTCTTCCGCCGCTCGGACATCTCGTCGTACCGCGACCGCATCCCCCTGCGCATCGTGCGGGCGGAGTCGGAGCTCTCCGCGCAGGAGAAGGCCTACCTGAGCGCGGTGGAGAAGGGCGACTACGCCAGCGTCAagcaggccctggaggaggcCGAGATCTACTTCAAGATCAACATCAACTGCATCGACCCGCTGGGCCGCACGGCGCTGCTCATCGCCATCGAGAACGAGAACCTGGAGATCATCGAGCTGCTGCTGGGCTTCAACGTCTACGTGGGCGACGCCCTGCTGCACGCCATCCGCAAGGAGGTGGTGGGGGCCGTGGAGCTCCTGCTCAACCACAAGAAGCCCAGGGGGGAGAAGCAG CAGGTTCCGCCGATTCTGTTGGACAAGCAGTTCTCGGACTTCACCCCCGACATCACCCCCATCATTCTGGCCGCGCACACCAACAACTATGAGATCATCAAGCTGCTGGTGCAGAAGGGCGTGTCCATGCCCCAGCCGCACGAGGTGCGCTGCAACTGCGTGGAGTGCGTGTCCAGCTCGGACGTGGACAGCCTCCGCCACTCCCGCTCCCGCCTGAACACCTACCGGGCGCTGGCCAGCCCCTCCCTCATCGCCCTGTCCAGCGAGGACCCCTTCCTCACCGCCTTCCAGCTCAGCtgggagctgcaggagctgagcaAGGTGGAGAACGAGTTCAAGTACGAGTACGAGGAGCTGTCGCAGCAGTGCAAGCGCTTCGCCAAGGACCTGCTGGACCAGACCCGCAGCTCCCGCGAGCTGGAGACCATCCTCAACTTCCGCGACGACGTCAAcctcctggaggaggagaccaACTGCGACCTGGCCAGGCTGAAGCTGGCCATCAAGTACCGCCAGAAGGAg tttgtgGCCCAGCCCAACTGTCAGCAGCTGTTGGCGTCTCGTTGGTATGATGAGTTTCCAGGTTGGAGGAGACGACACTGGGCGGTGAAATTTATGACCTGCGTCTTCATCGGACTCATGttccccctcttctccctctgctACCTCATCATTCCCAAGAGTCGCTACGGCCTCTTCATCCGCAAGCCCTTCATCAAGTTCATCTGTCACACGGCTTCCTACTTgaccttcctcttcctcctcctcctggcatCCCAGCACATCGTCTCCACAGACCCCCTCCGCCAAGGCCCTGCTCCCACCGCTGTGGAGTGGATGATCTTGCCCTGGGTCCTGG GTTTCATTTGGACGGAGATCAAACAGATGTGGGACGGTGGGTTTCAGGATTACATCCACGACTGGTGGAACCTGATGGATTTTGTCATGAACTCCCTGTACCTGGCCACCATTTCGTTGAAGATCGTCGCATATGTAAAG TACAGGAGCTGTAAGCCTCGTGAGAACTGGGAGATGTGGCACCCGACGCTGGTGGCGGAGGCCGTGTTCGCCATCGCCAACATCTTCAGCTCGCTGCGGCTCATCTCCCTCTTCACCGCCAACTCGCACCTGGGGCCGCTGCAGATCTCGCTGGGCCGCATGCTGCTGGACATCCTCAAGTTCCTCTTCATCTACTGCCTGGTGCTGCTGGCCTTCGCCAACGGCCTCAACCAGCTCTACTTCTACTACGAGACCGACGAGAAGAAGTGCAAGGGCATCCGCTGCGTGACGCAGAACAACGCCTTCTCCAC CTTGTTCGAGACCCTGCAGTCGTTATTCTGGTCCATATTTGGACTCATCAGCCTGTACGTGACCAACGTCAAGCCCGACCACAAGTTCACAGAGTTTGTTGGCGCCACCATGTTCGGCACGTACAACGTCATCTCCCTGGTGGTCCTCCTGAACATGCTCATCGCCATGATGAACAACTCCTATCAGCACATAGCA GACCACGCCGACATTGAGTGGAAATTTGCGCGGACAAAGCTGTGGATGAGCTATTTCGAGGAAGGAGGCACTCTACCATCGCCTTTCAACATAATCCCCAGCCCCAAGTCCGTATGGTACCTCATCAGATGGCTAAAGAATCAATTTTGCAAAACATCAAGATCCAGAAGACCGGAAAGGTTTGGAACCTTAGGG AGACGGACAGCAGAAACCTTGAGAATAAACCATCAGTATCAG GAGGTGCTGAGAAATTTAGTCAAGAGGTATGTGGCTGCAATGATCAGGGATGCCAAAACAGAGGAGGGGCTGACCGAGGAAAATTTCAAG GAGCTGAAGCAGGACATCTCCAGCTTCCGGTACGAGGTTCTGGGGCTGATGAAGCACAACAGGCCCTCCAGCCTGGGGGGCAAACTCGGCGTGAGTTCGTCCAGCTTCGTCTATCCCGACCACCCCTTCAGGTACTCCCCAGCATGCACCGCTGCCCAGGATAAGGGCACGCTGACCCTCTACAGCGGCACCAGCCTGCTCCAGCATGGTGACGCGGCTGCCGGCGGCTCCGAGGCTCACGGCGGGCTGTCCAACGGTTTCCCAaactctggcccctccccctcccctggccccgccccgagTACCGGCGACAACACCTCGTCCTCCAAGGAGAAGTTGCCCCGGAAGGACTTCCCGAAGGACATCACTGACTTGAGGCTCTTCCAGAAGAGTCACAAGAACAAGAGCCCGGGTTTGAGCCCCTGCACCATATACTCTGTctctgaggaggagggggagtctGACCCGGAGGACCCGCCCTGCCGAgacgaggagggagaggaggaaggagaggaagaggaggcggcGAGTCaggaggaggcagaggtggaggcggaggaggcAAAGGAGATGGACAGGTTTCTGCAGGGGCAGACTCCTGAGGAGGAAACTCGCGTCTCCTCTTCAGAAGGGGGTTCGACCCTCCCCTGA
- the LOC135236243 gene encoding short transient receptor potential channel 4-like isoform X2 yields MSQLFFRRSDISSYRDRIPLRIVRAESELSAQEKAYLSAVEKGDYASVKQALEEAEIYFKININCIDPLGRTALLIAIENENLEIIELLLGFNVYVGDALLHAIRKEVVGAVELLLNHKKPRGEKQVPPILLDKQFSDFTPDITPIILAAHTNNYEIIKLLVQKGVSMPQPHEVRCNCVECVSSSDVDSLRHSRSRLNTYRALASPSLIALSSEDPFLTAFQLSWELQELSKVENEFKYEYEELSQQCKRFAKDLLDQTRSSRELETILNFRDDVNLLEEETNCDLARLKLAIKYRQKEFVAQPNCQQLLASRWYDEFPGWRRRHWAVKFMTCVFIGLMFPLFSLCYLIIPKSRYGLFIRKPFIKFICHTASYLTFLFLLLLASQHIVSTDPLRQGPAPTAVEWMILPWVLGFIWTEIKQMWDGGFQDYIHDWWNLMDFVMNSLYLATISLKIVAYVKYRSCKPRENWEMWHPTLVAEAVFAIANIFSSLRLISLFTANSHLGPLQISLGRMLLDILKFLFIYCLVLLAFANGLNQLYFYYETDEKKCKGIRCVTQNNAFSTLFETLQSLFWSIFGLISLYVTNVKPDHKFTEFVGATMFGTYNVISLVVLLNMLIAMMNNSYQHIADHADIEWKFARTKLWMSYFEEGGTLPSPFNIIPSPKSVWYLIRWLKNQFCKTSRSRRPERFGTLGRRTAETLRINHQYQEVLRNLVKRYVAAMIRDAKTEEGLTEENFKELKQDISSFRYEVLGLMKHNRPSSLGGKLGVSSSSFVYPDHPFRYSPACTAAQDKGTLTLYSGTSLLQHGDAAAGGSEAHGGLSNGFPNSGPSPSPGPAPSTGDNTSSSKEKLPRKDFPKDITDLRLFQKSHKNKSPGLSPCTIYSVSEEEGESDPEDPPCRDEEGEEEGEEEEAASQEEAEVEAEEAKEMDRFLQGQTPEEETRVSSSEGGSTLP; encoded by the exons ATGTCTCAGCTGTTCTTCCGCCGCTCGGACATCTCGTCGTACCGCGACCGCATCCCCCTGCGCATCGTGCGGGCGGAGTCGGAGCTCTCCGCGCAGGAGAAGGCCTACCTGAGCGCGGTGGAGAAGGGCGACTACGCCAGCGTCAagcaggccctggaggaggcCGAGATCTACTTCAAGATCAACATCAACTGCATCGACCCGCTGGGCCGCACGGCGCTGCTCATCGCCATCGAGAACGAGAACCTGGAGATCATCGAGCTGCTGCTGGGCTTCAACGTCTACGTGGGCGACGCCCTGCTGCACGCCATCCGCAAGGAGGTGGTGGGGGCCGTGGAGCTCCTGCTCAACCACAAGAAGCCCAGGGGGGAGAAGCAG GTTCCGCCGATTCTGTTGGACAAGCAGTTCTCGGACTTCACCCCCGACATCACCCCCATCATTCTGGCCGCGCACACCAACAACTATGAGATCATCAAGCTGCTGGTGCAGAAGGGCGTGTCCATGCCCCAGCCGCACGAGGTGCGCTGCAACTGCGTGGAGTGCGTGTCCAGCTCGGACGTGGACAGCCTCCGCCACTCCCGCTCCCGCCTGAACACCTACCGGGCGCTGGCCAGCCCCTCCCTCATCGCCCTGTCCAGCGAGGACCCCTTCCTCACCGCCTTCCAGCTCAGCtgggagctgcaggagctgagcaAGGTGGAGAACGAGTTCAAGTACGAGTACGAGGAGCTGTCGCAGCAGTGCAAGCGCTTCGCCAAGGACCTGCTGGACCAGACCCGCAGCTCCCGCGAGCTGGAGACCATCCTCAACTTCCGCGACGACGTCAAcctcctggaggaggagaccaACTGCGACCTGGCCAGGCTGAAGCTGGCCATCAAGTACCGCCAGAAGGAg tttgtgGCCCAGCCCAACTGTCAGCAGCTGTTGGCGTCTCGTTGGTATGATGAGTTTCCAGGTTGGAGGAGACGACACTGGGCGGTGAAATTTATGACCTGCGTCTTCATCGGACTCATGttccccctcttctccctctgctACCTCATCATTCCCAAGAGTCGCTACGGCCTCTTCATCCGCAAGCCCTTCATCAAGTTCATCTGTCACACGGCTTCCTACTTgaccttcctcttcctcctcctcctggcatCCCAGCACATCGTCTCCACAGACCCCCTCCGCCAAGGCCCTGCTCCCACCGCTGTGGAGTGGATGATCTTGCCCTGGGTCCTGG GTTTCATTTGGACGGAGATCAAACAGATGTGGGACGGTGGGTTTCAGGATTACATCCACGACTGGTGGAACCTGATGGATTTTGTCATGAACTCCCTGTACCTGGCCACCATTTCGTTGAAGATCGTCGCATATGTAAAG TACAGGAGCTGTAAGCCTCGTGAGAACTGGGAGATGTGGCACCCGACGCTGGTGGCGGAGGCCGTGTTCGCCATCGCCAACATCTTCAGCTCGCTGCGGCTCATCTCCCTCTTCACCGCCAACTCGCACCTGGGGCCGCTGCAGATCTCGCTGGGCCGCATGCTGCTGGACATCCTCAAGTTCCTCTTCATCTACTGCCTGGTGCTGCTGGCCTTCGCCAACGGCCTCAACCAGCTCTACTTCTACTACGAGACCGACGAGAAGAAGTGCAAGGGCATCCGCTGCGTGACGCAGAACAACGCCTTCTCCAC CTTGTTCGAGACCCTGCAGTCGTTATTCTGGTCCATATTTGGACTCATCAGCCTGTACGTGACCAACGTCAAGCCCGACCACAAGTTCACAGAGTTTGTTGGCGCCACCATGTTCGGCACGTACAACGTCATCTCCCTGGTGGTCCTCCTGAACATGCTCATCGCCATGATGAACAACTCCTATCAGCACATAGCA GACCACGCCGACATTGAGTGGAAATTTGCGCGGACAAAGCTGTGGATGAGCTATTTCGAGGAAGGAGGCACTCTACCATCGCCTTTCAACATAATCCCCAGCCCCAAGTCCGTATGGTACCTCATCAGATGGCTAAAGAATCAATTTTGCAAAACATCAAGATCCAGAAGACCGGAAAGGTTTGGAACCTTAGGG AGACGGACAGCAGAAACCTTGAGAATAAACCATCAGTATCAG GAGGTGCTGAGAAATTTAGTCAAGAGGTATGTGGCTGCAATGATCAGGGATGCCAAAACAGAGGAGGGGCTGACCGAGGAAAATTTCAAG GAGCTGAAGCAGGACATCTCCAGCTTCCGGTACGAGGTTCTGGGGCTGATGAAGCACAACAGGCCCTCCAGCCTGGGGGGCAAACTCGGCGTGAGTTCGTCCAGCTTCGTCTATCCCGACCACCCCTTCAGGTACTCCCCAGCATGCACCGCTGCCCAGGATAAGGGCACGCTGACCCTCTACAGCGGCACCAGCCTGCTCCAGCATGGTGACGCGGCTGCCGGCGGCTCCGAGGCTCACGGCGGGCTGTCCAACGGTTTCCCAaactctggcccctccccctcccctggccccgccccgagTACCGGCGACAACACCTCGTCCTCCAAGGAGAAGTTGCCCCGGAAGGACTTCCCGAAGGACATCACTGACTTGAGGCTCTTCCAGAAGAGTCACAAGAACAAGAGCCCGGGTTTGAGCCCCTGCACCATATACTCTGTctctgaggaggagggggagtctGACCCGGAGGACCCGCCCTGCCGAgacgaggagggagaggaggaaggagaggaagaggaggcggcGAGTCaggaggaggcagaggtggaggcggaggaggcAAAGGAGATGGACAGGTTTCTGCAGGGGCAGACTCCTGAGGAGGAAACTCGCGTCTCCTCTTCAGAAGGGGGTTCGACCCTCCCCTGA